Proteins found in one Coffea eugenioides isolate CCC68of chromosome 5, Ceug_1.0, whole genome shotgun sequence genomic segment:
- the LOC113772161 gene encoding E3 ubiquitin-protein ligase CCNB1IP1 homolog isoform X2, whose amino-acid sequence MRCNACWRELEGQAVSTTCGHLLCPEDASKILSNDAACPICDQVLSKSLMKSVDINPSDEWTNMVMAGISPQILMKSAYRSVMFYIGQKELEMQFKMNRIVAQCRQKCEVMQEKFTEKLEQVHTAYQKMAKRCQMMEQEIESLSKDKQELQEKFAEKSRQKRKLDEMYDQLRSEYESTKRSAIQPAPNFYPRAEHDLFSNPANVMDNRDPIRKDWSVLTPETPGPREDIWPPARQNSSNSGPFDISSGSPALQSGIPVDAGNKRAGARPVFGAGGGAGASNPSMTLRNLILSPIKRPQLSRNRTQLFT is encoded by the exons ATGAGATGCAATGCATGCTGGCGAGAATTGGAAGGACAGGCAGTTTCCACCACTTGTGGCCACCTTCTTT GTCCCGAGGATGCCAGTAAGATTCTCAGCAACGATGCTGCTTGCCCTATCTGTGATCAGGTGCTCTCTAAAAG CCTCATGAAATCGGTGGATATCAATCCAAGTGATGAATGGACAAAT ATGGTCATGGCTGGGATATCACCACAAATAT TGATGAAGAGTGCATACAGAAGTGTGATGTTCTACATCGGGCAAAAGGAGTTGGAGATGCAATTTAAAATGAATAGAATAGTAGCTCAGTGCCGGCAGAAATGTGAGGTGATGCAAGAAAAGTTCACTGAAAAACTGGAGCAAGTACATACAGCATACCAGAAAATGGCTAAGAGGTGCCAGATGATGGAGCAAGAGATTGAGAGCTTATCTAAGGATAAGCAAGAGCTCCAGGAAAAATTTGCAGAAAAGTCTAG ACAGAAAAGAAAGCTGGATGAGATGTATGACCAATTGAGAAGTGAGTATGAGTCAACGAAACGATCCGCTATTCAACCTGCACCCAACTTCTATCCAAGGGCAGAGCATGATTTGTTCTCAAATCCTGCCAATGTGATGGATAACAGAGACCCTATCAGAAAAG ATTGGTCGGTTCTCACTCCTGAAACTCCAGGACCAAGAGAGGATATATGGCCACCAGCAAGGCAGAACAGTTCAAACTCTGGCCCCTTTGACATCTCAAGTGGTTCGCCTGCGCTACAATCTGGAATCCCTGTTGATGCTGGTAACAAAAGGGCTGGTGCTCGTCCTGTTTTTGGCGCTGGTGGAGGAGCTGGTGCTAGCAACCCGTCAATGACTTTGAGGAATCTCATCCTTTCACCAATAAAGAGGCCTCAGCTCTCTCGAAACCGCACCCAATTGTTCACGTAA
- the LOC113772397 gene encoding NADH kinase isoform X1, with translation MARRRLLLLLKPLDVYPSHQSDKLSRFTSPKMTQVINYLDNRRTVHSNAINFCQNILKKKFVDWDTVYRSNLSQPIRDVDLVVTIGGDGTLLQASHFMDNSIPILGINSDPTKAEEVEEHSEDFDATRSTGHLCAATIKNFEQMLDDILENRAVPSEVARMSINVNSKQLSIFPLNDVLIAHPCPATVSRFSFRIWREGEQCSPLLNSRSSGLRVSTAAGSTAAMLSAGGFRMPILSRDLQYLVREPISPGANSSVHGVVKSNESMEIKWFSEEGLIYIDGSHVVFSVQFGDMIELSPKAPSLNVFLPSHFLS, from the exons ATGGCGAGGAGGCGGTTATTGCTGCTTTTGAAGCCGTTAGATGTGTACCCTTCTCACCAATCAGACAAGCTCTCTCGCTTTACCAGCCCCAAA ATGACACAGGTCATAAATTATCTAGACAATAGGCGCACAGTTCACAGTAATGCGATAAACTTCTGTCAGAATATTTTGAAGAAAAAGTTTGTTGATTGGGACACTGTTTATAGGAGCAATCTATCTCAGCCAATCCGTGATGTAGATCTGGTTGTCACTATAGGAGGTGATGGTACATTGTTGCAGGCAAGCCATTTCATGGATAATTCAATCCCAATTCTCGGCATAAATTCAGACCCCACTAAAGCTGAAGAG GTGGAAGAACACAGTGAAGATTTTGATGCTACAAGGAGCACAGGCCATCTATGTGCAGCAAccattaaaaattttgaacag ATGTTGGATGACATCCTTGAGAATCGGGCTGTACCTTCTGAAGTTGCAAGGATGTCCATAAATGTCAACTCTAAACAGCTTTCAATTTTTCCTCTTAATGACGTTTTAATTGCACATCCATGTCCTGCAACAGTCTCAAGATTCTCATTCAG AATCTGGAGAGAAGGGGAGCAATGTTCTCCTTTGCTGAACAGCCGATCAAGTGGTCTGAGAGTGTCAACAGCTGCTGGATCAACAGCTGCAATGCTTTCTGCTGGTGGATTTCGAATGCCCATTTTGTCTAGGGATCTCCAATACTTGGTGAGAGAGCCAATATCTCCTGGAGCCAACTCCAGTGTGCATGGAGTTGTAAAGTCCAATGAATCTATGGAAATCAAATGGTTTTCTGAAGAAGGGCTAATCTACATCGATGGTTCCCACGTTGTGTTTTCTGTTCAATTTGGGGACATGATTGAACTATCTCCCAAGGCTCCATCACTAAATGTCTTTTTGCCTTCGCACTTCCTATCATAA
- the LOC113772161 gene encoding E3 ubiquitin-protein ligase CCNB1IP1 homolog isoform X3, with protein sequence MRCNACWRELEGQAVSTTCGHLLCPEDASKILSNDAACPICDQVLSKSLMKSVDINPSDEWTNMVMAGISPQILMKSAYRSVMFYIGQKELEMQFKMNRIVAQCRQKCEVMQEKFTEKLEQVHTAYQKMAKRCQMMEQEIESLSKDKQELQEKFAEKSRQKRKLDEMYDQLRSEYESTKRSAIQPAPNFYPRAEHDLFSNPANVMDNRDPIRKGPREDIWPPARQNSSNSGPFDISSGSPALQSGIPVDAGNKRAGARPVFGAGGGAGASNPSMTLRNLILSPIKRPQLSRNRTQLFTL encoded by the exons ATGAGATGCAATGCATGCTGGCGAGAATTGGAAGGACAGGCAGTTTCCACCACTTGTGGCCACCTTCTTT GTCCCGAGGATGCCAGTAAGATTCTCAGCAACGATGCTGCTTGCCCTATCTGTGATCAGGTGCTCTCTAAAAG CCTCATGAAATCGGTGGATATCAATCCAAGTGATGAATGGACAAAT ATGGTCATGGCTGGGATATCACCACAAATAT TGATGAAGAGTGCATACAGAAGTGTGATGTTCTACATCGGGCAAAAGGAGTTGGAGATGCAATTTAAAATGAATAGAATAGTAGCTCAGTGCCGGCAGAAATGTGAGGTGATGCAAGAAAAGTTCACTGAAAAACTGGAGCAAGTACATACAGCATACCAGAAAATGGCTAAGAGGTGCCAGATGATGGAGCAAGAGATTGAGAGCTTATCTAAGGATAAGCAAGAGCTCCAGGAAAAATTTGCAGAAAAGTCTAG ACAGAAAAGAAAGCTGGATGAGATGTATGACCAATTGAGAAGTGAGTATGAGTCAACGAAACGATCCGCTATTCAACCTGCACCCAACTTCTATCCAAGGGCAGAGCATGATTTGTTCTCAAATCCTGCCAATGTGATGGATAACAGAGACCCTATCAGAAAAG GACCAAGAGAGGATATATGGCCACCAGCAAGGCAGAACAGTTCAAACTCTGGCCCCTTTGACATCTCAAGTGGTTCGCCTGCGCTACAATCTGGAATCCCTGTTGATGCTGGTAACAAAAGGGCTGGTGCTCGTCCTGTTTTTGGCGCTGGTGGAGGAGCTGGTGCTAGCAACCCGTCAATGACTTTGAGGAATCTCATCCTTTCACCAATAAAGAGGCCTCAGCTCTCTCGAAACCGCACCCAATTGTTCAC GTTGTAG
- the LOC113772397 gene encoding NADH kinase isoform X2, whose product MARRRLLLLLKPLDVYPSHQSDKLSRFTSPKVINYLDNRRTVHSNAINFCQNILKKKFVDWDTVYRSNLSQPIRDVDLVVTIGGDGTLLQASHFMDNSIPILGINSDPTKAEEVEEHSEDFDATRSTGHLCAATIKNFEQMLDDILENRAVPSEVARMSINVNSKQLSIFPLNDVLIAHPCPATVSRFSFRIWREGEQCSPLLNSRSSGLRVSTAAGSTAAMLSAGGFRMPILSRDLQYLVREPISPGANSSVHGVVKSNESMEIKWFSEEGLIYIDGSHVVFSVQFGDMIELSPKAPSLNVFLPSHFLS is encoded by the exons ATGGCGAGGAGGCGGTTATTGCTGCTTTTGAAGCCGTTAGATGTGTACCCTTCTCACCAATCAGACAAGCTCTCTCGCTTTACCAGCCCCAAA GTCATAAATTATCTAGACAATAGGCGCACAGTTCACAGTAATGCGATAAACTTCTGTCAGAATATTTTGAAGAAAAAGTTTGTTGATTGGGACACTGTTTATAGGAGCAATCTATCTCAGCCAATCCGTGATGTAGATCTGGTTGTCACTATAGGAGGTGATGGTACATTGTTGCAGGCAAGCCATTTCATGGATAATTCAATCCCAATTCTCGGCATAAATTCAGACCCCACTAAAGCTGAAGAG GTGGAAGAACACAGTGAAGATTTTGATGCTACAAGGAGCACAGGCCATCTATGTGCAGCAAccattaaaaattttgaacag ATGTTGGATGACATCCTTGAGAATCGGGCTGTACCTTCTGAAGTTGCAAGGATGTCCATAAATGTCAACTCTAAACAGCTTTCAATTTTTCCTCTTAATGACGTTTTAATTGCACATCCATGTCCTGCAACAGTCTCAAGATTCTCATTCAG AATCTGGAGAGAAGGGGAGCAATGTTCTCCTTTGCTGAACAGCCGATCAAGTGGTCTGAGAGTGTCAACAGCTGCTGGATCAACAGCTGCAATGCTTTCTGCTGGTGGATTTCGAATGCCCATTTTGTCTAGGGATCTCCAATACTTGGTGAGAGAGCCAATATCTCCTGGAGCCAACTCCAGTGTGCATGGAGTTGTAAAGTCCAATGAATCTATGGAAATCAAATGGTTTTCTGAAGAAGGGCTAATCTACATCGATGGTTCCCACGTTGTGTTTTCTGTTCAATTTGGGGACATGATTGAACTATCTCCCAAGGCTCCATCACTAAATGTCTTTTTGCCTTCGCACTTCCTATCATAA
- the LOC113772161 gene encoding E3 ubiquitin-protein ligase CCNB1IP1 homolog isoform X1: MRCNACWRELEGQAVSTTCGHLLCPEDASKILSNDAACPICDQVLSKSLMKSVDINPSDEWTNMVMAGISPQILMKSAYRSVMFYIGQKELEMQFKMNRIVAQCRQKCEVMQEKFTEKLEQVHTAYQKMAKRCQMMEQEIESLSKDKQELQEKFAEKSRQKRKLDEMYDQLRSEYESTKRSAIQPAPNFYPRAEHDLFSNPANVMDNRDPIRKDWSVLTPETPGPREDIWPPARQNSSNSGPFDISSGSPALQSGIPVDAGNKRAGARPVFGAGGGAGASNPSMTLRNLILSPIKRPQLSRNRTQLFTL, from the exons ATGAGATGCAATGCATGCTGGCGAGAATTGGAAGGACAGGCAGTTTCCACCACTTGTGGCCACCTTCTTT GTCCCGAGGATGCCAGTAAGATTCTCAGCAACGATGCTGCTTGCCCTATCTGTGATCAGGTGCTCTCTAAAAG CCTCATGAAATCGGTGGATATCAATCCAAGTGATGAATGGACAAAT ATGGTCATGGCTGGGATATCACCACAAATAT TGATGAAGAGTGCATACAGAAGTGTGATGTTCTACATCGGGCAAAAGGAGTTGGAGATGCAATTTAAAATGAATAGAATAGTAGCTCAGTGCCGGCAGAAATGTGAGGTGATGCAAGAAAAGTTCACTGAAAAACTGGAGCAAGTACATACAGCATACCAGAAAATGGCTAAGAGGTGCCAGATGATGGAGCAAGAGATTGAGAGCTTATCTAAGGATAAGCAAGAGCTCCAGGAAAAATTTGCAGAAAAGTCTAG ACAGAAAAGAAAGCTGGATGAGATGTATGACCAATTGAGAAGTGAGTATGAGTCAACGAAACGATCCGCTATTCAACCTGCACCCAACTTCTATCCAAGGGCAGAGCATGATTTGTTCTCAAATCCTGCCAATGTGATGGATAACAGAGACCCTATCAGAAAAG ATTGGTCGGTTCTCACTCCTGAAACTCCAGGACCAAGAGAGGATATATGGCCACCAGCAAGGCAGAACAGTTCAAACTCTGGCCCCTTTGACATCTCAAGTGGTTCGCCTGCGCTACAATCTGGAATCCCTGTTGATGCTGGTAACAAAAGGGCTGGTGCTCGTCCTGTTTTTGGCGCTGGTGGAGGAGCTGGTGCTAGCAACCCGTCAATGACTTTGAGGAATCTCATCCTTTCACCAATAAAGAGGCCTCAGCTCTCTCGAAACCGCACCCAATTGTTCAC GTTGTAG
- the LOC113772161 gene encoding E3 ubiquitin-protein ligase CCNB1IP1 homolog isoform X4, with product MRCNACWRELEGQAVSTTCGHLLCPEDASKILSNDAACPICDQVLSKSLMKSVDINPSDEWTNMVMAGISPQILMKSAYRSVMFYIGQKELEMQFKMNRIVAQCRQKCEVMQEKFTEKLEQVHTAYQKMAKRCQMMEQEIESLSKDKQELQEKFAEKSRQKRKLDEMYDQLRSEYESTKRSAIQPAPNFYPRAEHDLFSNPANVMDNRDPIRKGPREDIWPPARQNSSNSGPFDISSGSPALQSGIPVDAGNKRAGARPVFGAGGGAGASNPSMTLRNLILSPIKRPQLSRNRTQLFT from the exons ATGAGATGCAATGCATGCTGGCGAGAATTGGAAGGACAGGCAGTTTCCACCACTTGTGGCCACCTTCTTT GTCCCGAGGATGCCAGTAAGATTCTCAGCAACGATGCTGCTTGCCCTATCTGTGATCAGGTGCTCTCTAAAAG CCTCATGAAATCGGTGGATATCAATCCAAGTGATGAATGGACAAAT ATGGTCATGGCTGGGATATCACCACAAATAT TGATGAAGAGTGCATACAGAAGTGTGATGTTCTACATCGGGCAAAAGGAGTTGGAGATGCAATTTAAAATGAATAGAATAGTAGCTCAGTGCCGGCAGAAATGTGAGGTGATGCAAGAAAAGTTCACTGAAAAACTGGAGCAAGTACATACAGCATACCAGAAAATGGCTAAGAGGTGCCAGATGATGGAGCAAGAGATTGAGAGCTTATCTAAGGATAAGCAAGAGCTCCAGGAAAAATTTGCAGAAAAGTCTAG ACAGAAAAGAAAGCTGGATGAGATGTATGACCAATTGAGAAGTGAGTATGAGTCAACGAAACGATCCGCTATTCAACCTGCACCCAACTTCTATCCAAGGGCAGAGCATGATTTGTTCTCAAATCCTGCCAATGTGATGGATAACAGAGACCCTATCAGAAAAG GACCAAGAGAGGATATATGGCCACCAGCAAGGCAGAACAGTTCAAACTCTGGCCCCTTTGACATCTCAAGTGGTTCGCCTGCGCTACAATCTGGAATCCCTGTTGATGCTGGTAACAAAAGGGCTGGTGCTCGTCCTGTTTTTGGCGCTGGTGGAGGAGCTGGTGCTAGCAACCCGTCAATGACTTTGAGGAATCTCATCCTTTCACCAATAAAGAGGCCTCAGCTCTCTCGAAACCGCACCCAATTGTTCACGTAA
- the LOC113772412 gene encoding B-box zinc finger protein 22 — MKIQCNVCEVAEASVLCCADEAALCWACDEKVHAANKLASKHQRVPLSTSSSQMPKCDICQETVGYFFCLEDRALLCRKCDVAIHTANTYVSTHQRFLLTGVKVGLEPAEPGSSSLSGNSHSGEKISEPELRPSRRPAPVSSSSQYNKVLPTQVNGVGDFVPTKTRLTGGSAAGSIPQWQFDEFLGLNDFNQSYNYIDNGSSKADSGKLGGSDCSSILRAADEELDGDDCLGQVPEASWAVPQIPSPPTASGLYWQKAYQNPPDTAVFVPDISGSPMQNLYNHQSHGSTFKRRKHF; from the exons ATGAAGATTCAGTGCAACGTATGTGAGGTAGCTGAAGCAAGTGTACTGTGCTGTGCTGATGAGGCGGCGCTTTGCTGGGCTTGTGATGAAAAAGTTCATGCTGCTAATAAGCTTGCTAGTAAGCATCAAAGGGTTCCTCTTTCTACCTCTTCTTCTCAGATGCCCAAGTGTGATATCTGCCAG GAGACAGTTGGATACTTCTTTTGTCTAGAGGATCGAGCTTTGCTCTGCAGGAAATGTGATGTTGCCATCCATACAGCCAATACCTATGTTTCCACTCACCAGAGGTTCCTCCTTACTGGAGTAAAAGTAGGGCTTGAACCTGCTGAACCTGGGTCATCATCATTGTCAGGGAATTCTCACTCTGGTGAGAAAATATCAGAACCTGAACTCCGCCCTTCGAGGAGGCCTGCTCCTGTTTCCTCCAGTAGTCAGTATAATAAGGTGTTACCCACCCAGGTCAATGGGGTTGGGGATTTTGTCCCAACAAAGACTCGTTTAACTGGAGGTTCCGCAGCTGGAAGTATTCCACAGTGGCAGTTTGATGAGTTTCTTGGGTTAAATGACTTCAATCAGAGTTACAATTATATTGATAATGGTTCATCTAAG GCCGATAGTGGGAAGCTTGGAGGCTCAGATTGCTCCTCAATTTTAAGGGCTGCTGATGAAGAATTAGATGGTGATGATTGTTTAGGTCAGGTACCAGAAGCTTCCTGGGCAGTGCCACAAATTCCATCCCCACCTACTGCCTCTGGACTCTATTGGCAGAAGGCTTATCAGAATCCACCTGACACTGCGGTCTTTGTGCCTGATATATCTGGCTCCCCTATGCAGAACTTGTACAATCATCAGTCACATGGTTCAACCTTCAAAAGGCGAAAGCATTTCTGA